The following is a genomic window from Nicotiana tabacum cultivar K326 chromosome 3, ASM71507v2, whole genome shotgun sequence.
gacaagggagagtatatatcagtctacacatcccggcaagggagtactcacaacacattctctttttaaatcacttcttcctcaactaacacattcatgttcgagctaacgctccaaaagtacatcaatcacaattctacctcaatcgttcacattatatgaaactcatcaagtaaacaaggagattgtgtcacattattcgaattaaaagcagttaagactcacggtcatgctagactccggtgcatagataactgtcaccatgcctatacaccgtactccacattagcaagtagcaaataacatcctaatcctattccctcaagccaaagttagaacaaacacttacctcgatgccttgaacaccactcaagtctcaattatagctttacttcttgattccaccaccaatccgctcgaatctagtcataagttacttaattacattaataattactaaatggatCAAtctcaatgcatgaaaataatttttacaaggttttttccaaaaaggtcaaaaatacccccagacccacgtggtcgaaactcgaggttcggaccaaaacccggttactcattcccccatgaatccaaatatatgatttgttttgaaatcggaccccaaattgaggtccaacttctccatttgtagaaaacctaggttctacccaaaacacttaATTCcacccatgaaaatctttgatttgaagttgaaattatgttaaaagacgttaaggaataaagaaattgagttagaaatcacttaccaatcgttttggagaagaaaagttgtttggaaaatcgcctcttaggttttgggtttttgaaaaagtggaaaaatgactgaaaatcccgtatatatatatttttgctgggggctggcgtggaccgcgcagaaatgcaccgcggccgcgtgacTGCCAGCACGGACCGTGTGGAAATGTACCGCGGCCACGCCGAgagagggaagaagtgggctctctctgaacccacccagcacGGACAatactgatttggtgcgcggccgcgctggtcgaccgAGCTAccccctctgaaccccaccacacggaccgcacagaaacgtgccgcggccgcgtggctgccagcgcggaccgcgcggaaatagCCGCGGCCGCGCCGgacctgcaacacctgaacctgtaTTTTTTTAAGTTTAAGAACCCCCGGgccccactcgaaactcacccgagccctcggggctccaaaccaaacatgcacacaaccttaaaacatcttacggacttactcatGCTATCAAATCGCCaagataacatcatatacataggatcaagcctcaaaatacATGGTTTTCTTTCAAcgttcataaaactcaaattccccattttaagtccgaaacacgccATATGACGTccatttttagccaaactttacatatagtgcttaaaacatatttaacgctcgtaccgggcgtcagaaccaaaatacgatcccgataccacagttttccgatcaattttcttcttcattttccttaataaatttcagaaaataatttcacacaaaaattcatttctcgggcttgggacctcggaatttaattccgggcacacgcccaagtcccatattttcctacggaccctccgggaccgtcgaatcacaggtccgggtctgttttacccaaaatgttgaccgaagtcaatattatgcatattaatatcaaaattcatcaaagttttcacaaaattcgcatattctaacataaaaactttctggctACGCGCTCGAACTGCGCAGGCAAattgaggcaactaaaagcgaggttttcaggGCCTCGGAAGCATGGAActaggaagaattacggtgatgaccctttgggtcgtcacagcttctcttgtacccttgctgcaacataaacttttcaaatcgtttgtaccattgtctagaataTTGTTTCAacccgtacaacgatttttcaagtttgcacaccatattttcttttccaacaactttgaatccatctggctgagtcatgtagatttcctcctccaagtttccatgtaaaaacgcagtttttacatccatctgaactagttccaaatccaattgtgctaccaaagccaacataattctaatggaggaatgttttacaactggagaaaatacttcattgtaatcaattccctccttttgagcatatcctttggccaccaatcttgctttgtagagaacatcttcttggttaggaaatccttctttccttgcaaatacccatttgcacccaattgctttctttcccttcgggagattggccaatctccatgtatgattctgatgaagggactgtatttcatcattcatggcaatcctctacttatcttcttctgaactttggactgcatctttataagtggtaggaacatcatcaactACAATTGAGGTGACACAAGCAactgtctctatgagacgaacaagtTTTGTTATTGCCCTTTTTGGCCttctggttgctattgattcaagttgttgttgaggttcttGAGTTGAAATCTCCCTCTCTAgtggctcttcttccagaggataatcttcatttgtttcctcctctgcttcttatgtaggaaaaataaattttccctcaaactccacctgcttagaagcaccctcattttgtttggtatcttctattaccttatttaccatagcagatttatcaaaggtaacatccctgctgaatattactttctttgtcataggacaccataagcgatatcctttgactccagaagtaattcccataaaaatagccttctttgctcttggatctaattttgactctgtcacatgataatatgcggttaagccaaacacgtgcaaagagttataatctacaacaGGCTTTctataccatttttcaaatggtgtcttgccatcaatagcagcagatggtagacgattaatgaggtggcatgcatatataattgcctcagcccaaaattatttgcccaagccagcattggacaacatacaccgtaccttcttcAGTAAAGTTCGATTCATaggttctgccactccattctgttgtggtgtatgtctgacagtgaagtgtcggacgatacCATCATCTTTAcaaaccttattgaaatgatcttttttgtattcacctccattatctgtgcgaatacacttgatcctcctgcccgtttgattctccaccatcgtctttcatttgagaaaaattctcagCACTTCATCTTTTCTCTTCATTATATACActcatactcttcgggaaaaatcatcaacaaaggttacaaaatagtgctacCCACcaaatgaaggtgttttggaaggaccccaaacatcagagtgtacataatccaaaatatctttagtattatggatcgctgtaccaaatttaacccttgtctgttttcctttgacacaatgctcacaaaacttcaagttgcaagtctttactccttttaacaatccttgatttgatagagttttcaaagattttcctccagcatgtcccaagcgcatgtgccatagcctggttgcttctacctctttgtcgtcactggacgTCACtatcgctgtcccaataactgtactaccacgatagcggtacatgttattgttcttccgattagccttcattaccactagtgcaccagagcatactcccatcactccattttctacaattattttgaacccttttgattctagggctcccacagagatgagattcttcttcaaatcaggtacatatcgaacatctgttaatgttctgatcattctatcatggttccttaatcgtattgaaccaatgccatatgaggtaagagggttgttattcgctgtgtggatgactccatattctccttcttgaaattccacaaaccagtccATGTTAGGACACATACACTACAAAAAAACTGGATttagctacgaacgtcgtcgctaatctgtcgctaaaatgCTCGTTGCTAGAAGAATCTTTTGATAATCCATCGCTAATCCGTCGttaaatgagattagcgacggatttttctgtttagctacagattttgtccgtcgctaaaccctggtttttttagtagtgatatgatagctacaagccgagtccatcaaccatatgtctgatgatgttgatgactctgttgtaactaatgagaagtttgaatcatcacaatcagctacatttgaatccataatggcctttccattgttatgtttggccttattcttcaacttcggacaatctttcttccagtgccccttttctcgacaaaagacACATTCATTTTTGTTGGGtttagatcttgacttggatcttcccttctttgtcctcatttgattttgaggacgacccctcacaaccagtgcttctccttctccgcccttttgttttctccctttctttgttcatagctgttcaaagccgaacaaacttctctgagagaaatttcgtcattcccatggagtagagtagtttcaaggtgctcgtactcatcaggaagtgaccccaataacatcaaggccaagtcaccatcattaaaatttgcatccatattttgtaagtctgtgaccaacttattgaaactggtgatatattcgttcattgtggtaccaggaagtagagaattcctctataactcTTCTTTTATAtgcttaggaaatgttaaattcttacctacaccatcactgtttgaaacacatgtcattgccttcttatcatcattgtcgctaatgagaacaacaattgatcaaagaTACACCCTGTCgggtactgtatccaagttacTCTCTGTATctaagttcatcccgagtaatagtaccacgaggataatcaccaaatccaccagacaactttatgatgccaatgaagtaagatgagttattcaatgagactcgtattgtaaataagaagaaaaagactgATCCAGAAAGGTGGGCcgagggtcgagcctcgactatacatgtaagttttttactttttattaagtattttgatttacttttatataaattttgaaatactaattcaatatagtttttcttataggttcgcttcacaactgatgtgggggaattcatacgcagtcagccacctaatgagtcgggcgaggcaatccaactttcggatgaggatgctgaaagaacactccttgagtactttatatactttgaactagacaatagaaccagttttcgaatgggcttgtaataagcgttaacttagttttgttagcttaatgtgttagttctatagaactttatactttgttgctttttattgttgttgttgttgttgttgttgttgttgttgttgttgttgttgttgttgttgttgttgttgttgttgttgtttattgttggcataaaatgcatgtttagaatttttggtaagctgacaggtggtgtagctgccaaaacaggtaTTTTCTggcaaaaatataccaagaaaagcgaccaactttggttgctaaTTGGTCGTTTTTcccttaaaaaaataattttctgggcaatagagaccaaccttggtcgctatttaacccagatttctcaaaagcgaccaactttggtcgctattctatttaaaaaaaataatttctggaaatatagcgaccaaagttggtcgcttataattaaaaaaaaattatttcttgaagttagcgaccaactatggtcacttattttaaaaaaaaataaaaaaaaaataaaaaagcgaccaatcttggtctctattttccagattttaaaatataatatttggattagagatcaaagttggtcgccaaaattataatattaaaataataaagcgaccaaagttggtcgctatagtctttacccggaatattcggtccttttaccttagagaccagcaatattgcgaccaggcatgtttggtcgctttttggtcgcttttaggcctataagagaccaactttggtcgctttttgtggtcgctttttaccggatttctagtagtgttcaTTATTGCTTGCATCGAAAAAGGAAGGttgaaatacatcaaatacaaGTTTTGCAACGTTGAGAGTTAAGATATATagcaaatttaaaattttgagaaGCTGTCAAAGTAGAGATAACTTTTTTTGTATACATGTTTGGAGATTGGTTATTacattttaagttggaaaaatagtGTACTTTGAACTAAACATGAGTAAGTagtgtgattttttttttggtcaaagggaaaattatatatattaaaaagtACATTACAGAGTGCAAGCAGTATGAATTTGTTAAACGACAATGATATCTTAACCACTATTATTGGTTTTCCATATTAACGGAATTACAAAGATTTGCGACCATAGTCAAGTAACCTCATTAATAATCAAACTCAATCTTATGCCCTCATTAAATCATAAACTTCGAACTCTATAAACCGTGGCTGCCCTACAAATATAGTCACACTGCCAGTACGAAGCacaagcagaagaagaagaactcTACCACAACCAATCGTTGTTTATAGGGGACAAATTATAGTATCAAAGAATAGTGACGTTATAAGTTCTTATTTGGAGGGAAAACATAAGTGATAAGAAGTTTCGGACTGTACCTCAATCTTTTGTCTGTGTTTTCACATCCTTGTTTGCCCAGGCCTATAAAATTAGAGTAGGTTCCATATAAGTTAGTAAGAGCAAAATATGTAAGAATAATgcataaataataaataactatAAAAGGATTACAGACCGAGAATTATGGAGCGATTATGACTTTTCTCTGAAATTGTTTGTGAGGGACGGTGTTCTTCAGATGTCTTCATTGGCGGGGAGGGACATAATTTTTTTGGCGGAATAGATATAACGTTTGCAAATCAGAAATAAGGCAAAGAAGGGAGATGTAGTTGAGTAAAGCATAAGTTTTTGAATGTCAATAATTAAGAGGCCTGGGGGTATTTGAATAGGGGAAAGGTGTAAAGGATACTAACAATAGTGCTGATACTAACAGTAGTAGTGTTGATACTAACAGTAGTAGTGTTGATACTAATAGTTAACCATTGTATAGTTAACTTAAGTTAGTTAGACCATTGTATAGTTAACTTAAGTTAGTTAGACCATTGTATAGTTAACTTAAGTTAGTTAGACCATAGTTAATAGTGAGTGTAGTTAGTTGAATATTAGTTGTATAAAGATAGTGGGACCACTACTTGTAATAGTTAGTCGTCATTTTAACAAAATATGATTTGTCCTGTTCCATTGTTTTTCTCCCTCTCTCTTCTACAATGGCAACCGCTATTTCTTCTCAATCTGATTGAATTGAGCAAAgtttacatggtatcagagcttcgaGTGACTGAATTGAGGGATCTATCATGAGATTTGCAGTGAAGATCGAGGAATTTCAGTCCATGCATGTTCAAATTTTGTCGATTGAAGAAGATCATTTGTAAACCCTaagtttttttgttaaaatggtGATTGATGAGTCAACTAGCAGTACTCCAGACGGAGCAGCTAATAGAGCGATTTCTATGGCTCAAACTCTCGATTACACACATCCACTCTATTTACATCCTTCAAATGCACCGAGTTCTCTCTCTGTAGGAATCCAGCTGATTGGGATGGAAAATTACACACTGTGGAGTCGTGCGATGAAAGTTGCACTTTTAGGAAGAAATAAACTAGGTTTTGTGGATGGATCTGTTGTGAAAAAGGATTTCGAAGGAGAATTGCAAAAACAGTGGGAACGGTGTAATGCAATTGTGGTTGAATTGTAAATTCAAAGAATGTTGGGTAAATTGGAGCAGGGGCAACGTAATTGGGAATTTAAAGAAGCGGCGCTGGAAGAAGGGAAAGTGGAAGCCCAGTTGAAAGTTTAGATGTGGTTTGCTTGATGCGAAGAAGCGGTGACGAAAGAATATGCGAAGCGTTTTTCTAAAAAGCGGTGACGAAAGAATTTGTGaagcacttttttttttcttgtaattTTAATGTGAAACTACCGGTAAAAAACCTGGAGCCTAGAAAATTCAATTGGTGGTTATTGGAGTGCCACCTCATCGGGGTTAGGGCcctctattatatatatatatagagagagagaaccACATGCGAAAATGATTGAGTCAACAATGTTAAAGTATTATTTTACTCATGGTACCTAAAACAATTACAAAGCAAAACTTGATTTGCCACAAATTATATGGAATCACCAGAACTTTGTACAAATTGGGTTGTAATTTTGCAATAAATTGTTCATAAGTCCTGGCAGATCACTGCGGTTTTTTAATGGATGGATAAATCATGACTGATCACTGGGAGTCTTGGCAGATTATAAGTCTAAAGAAATTGTCTATGCAATTTCGTTATTCATTTACATATACCAAAGAAGCGTGCTTCCCCTCTCCAAATCATGCTTGTAAATGAAGAAACAAATTCtcttaataaaaaaaacaaaattagagTAATCGACCAAATACGAGGGTCAGACCATTCAATTTTTGGTGTAAATTAGGATATTAATTTCTTAAAATTTATTAAACACGATTACATATTTATAGGTTATATTGAAATTACTATAAATATAAATCTTTGTAAGGAAATTATTTAAATCTTTTTGAATTAACATGATTAAAGAAAGAATGGTGTGACTGAGACATAAAAAtactttttaatttaaatatggAAGAGAGTAAATTTACTTATTCTGCTGCTACTAAAAAAAATCTCCCCATGGGAGTTTGGTCAATTTCATAGAATGACCTTAAGAGATTTTAATAAGCTAATTTTACCACTTGACCTAGTAAGAAGTAGTTTTGACATGTTGTAACAGAACACAAACTTAAGTTTCAGTTTATGTCAAAAGTGCAAACTTTTGGGGGTACAATTCAACAAGCTTTTCACCAGATATAGTTCCATTAGAACTCATCGTCATATTACTAATATATGCTACATAATTTATCTCTCGTAGCTTCGTCCTCCTTTTGAATATCTTAAACTTAACTTTTGTTTCCAAACGAACTACGAAATCTATACTTCCACTGCCAATTCCTTGCCAAAATAGCTCATCAACATTATACATTTGCACTTCCTTTTTTGCAATGTTTTTGTGGCCTTGGTAAATCCCTTGTGTAGAATTTCTTCCTACAACCAAACCATTGTAATTCAAAGTGAAGTTGATATCATTATAGTAAATGCTCATACCTTTATTGGGATTGAAAATTTCAAGGTTTAAAATTACAGAATTGTTGTCGCCGTGGAGAGAAGAATTCTTAACGTTCAACTCAAGAAAGGAGAAATCAACAAGAGTGAAAATTGGATTTCTTGGAATCAAACAAAGCCACATGACTAATGAGGTCAAACTTAAGACAGTTGCAACTTGGAAGAACCAACAGTAGATATCAATATTATAAGGTTTGGATTTCCTTCGATTATTCATTTTTGGTCGAATATTTGGGATTCATTAACGTGGAGAGTTACAAGAATATAAGAAGTTCAGGAAAATGAAGAAGCAAAACGTACGTCTATCTTTTATATATTCCCAGAAAAGTCTGCCTTTAGTTGAACTTTAGTGGTGTGGTGTTAGCTTGGTTGTGATCTACTCAGCTATTCATAGGAACTTTTTTAAAGAAACACATTTATTGGATGGATATTCATATCCTACACCACAATGGCGCTGGAAAGTAAATCTACGTAGGAACAGAATCTGGAAAATTAGAAGACACCGTCTAATTTGAAGTCTATCATCTGTTGAAACTTAAATAAGAAGCAAAATAAATTAAATGCTAAATCATTAATTTTACGAATTAGTTCATGTAAATGACTAGAGAAAGTGCTGGAAGTCTTCTTTTGCTAtttcaattttctattttcttctcATAAAAAATATGccttttgttttctattattcCTATTACCTTTTTCCCCCCTTTAAAGCTAAAAATATTCATTAGCCTATCTCATATTTCCATGATTTTTCATTATGTTAGTAATGATATCATATATTATTACCCAAATAAAAATGAAATCATATTATCTTTGTTATGCATCAGGATTCTGTACAACTTTTGTATTAGGTGATGCAATATACACAGTGAAAAATGTTACACAATCTAATTAAGGTCCTCTGTTAAGTGATTGCATAAAATCTAGGTAAAATTATCAGAGACCCCTTGTCCTTACCGTAATTGTGGCAGTGAAAGAATTAATGTACTCTTTTTTACAATCAAATAcaaaccaaaaatgaaaattcaataaGGAAAACATGAATTGAGATGTCTAGTTGAAATATTCTGGACATCTTTTATCTATGTAACCAGTCAAGACCATACCATCCTGGCCTACTCCCACAGGACAATTAGCATGCATCCTATGATGTTTACTATTCCACGACCATATCCTAAATCGAATTTTCGCCGTTAATTCTATCCGAAAAACCACCGTTCCACGAGACCGATCGTCGAGCATTTGCTGCCATTGTGTTCCGGTCACTGTAATCATGGGGCCAGAAAATGTACCAGCAAGAATAGTAGTGTTTTTGGGCAGTTGATAAAATGGAGTCAACAATTGGGAATTCCCAATACTCTGTTCTTGATAAGTCGCTGTCACCTGCATTGCATCATAAAAAATCCCTATAGCTTGATTTGAATTTCTTGCTGTTACATTGAAGTTTATTTGTGCACTTTCAGGTCCAATTCCCTGACTTATAGCTGGAATTGAGAAATCATGGAGGAAAATTCTTGGGCGATGAGGACGCAAACCTAGCCATAAAATGAATCCAATGATACCAACAATAGCAAGAAGGGTTAAGAAAATTGTACAAACTAACTTAGAGACTCTAGTAGTTAGACTTTCTTTAATATGGTGAGCATAGTATCGAGCCGAGTGGTGACTCCGTACAGGGCGGTCTTGATCTGCATAAACAGGTAACTCGTGCGCGTTATCCATTCTACTGGGTTGAGATTAAGGTTGTTCTTGCGGTTGAAGAACAGGACCAACTTTAAGGTACATGATTATATATGTTAAGGTTTGTTAGCTGGAGTACAAAGTAATGTCAAAGAATGTTTCAAGTCTTTCAAGAAAGGAAAGAATAAGATGATCTAACTGGTTACATTCTTGATAGACAAATATTTGTTGTATAATGTCATGCAATTCTTGAAGTCATGTGAAAGTATACTTTGTTCAATAGTACTCGCAAAAATTTGTTCTTTCTCGCAAAGTATACTCGTGGAATATACAATGGTATTTCTTTCTGATCTTTTTATTGCTTTTGAAGGGTTCATACAAAAAAGATGAGTTTCTATTTGTTTGTATCTTGGTTTTTTAAGACATTGAAGAAAGCTAAGTTTTAAACTGTGGCCTTCAAGCAACTGATATGCTTGTTCGAGGATATTGAACTTTTTTGTCATTCTTAGAATTACCGTATTAGAATTATTGAGAACGGTTACATGTTGTTGTATGTCACCAACATTATAACTACAAATTATTGTCCAATGGATTGCTTGCTACAATTAGTAAAATACATCGATAGTGTAGAAATTCTTTATCCGCTTATATAAGTTAAATCTGTGAATGTTAGCATAGAAGGAATTTGCAAATAATGATCACTAAGATCTTCTGgaaagaaaacaaattgaaagaGAGAAACAAgttttctatttttctcttttttctttcttgtttggAGGGTTATGTTACATCTTGATTGACCCAAATTTTGGCCCATAGCCATAACTTTTTGGTAGAAAAGAGAAAATTCTATGTGGGcctgagaaaagaaaagagatttttacattcttatatactatatgaaactatattatcCTCTCTactcaagttttactataattacaATTTATATACTCAATtattatttatgtacattttaagggaattaatgataataattagtgtcctaaaattactctaacatatcttccactcccccacgtttctctctccacatcccctccccctcccccatgTATCTTGCACACACCCACGATTCCACAATTGAtaaccattaaaaagttttgaagctttgaattcgaatttgggttttcaaaaaatattatttgtttgaattggatgttgttgcagAGAATTGGGAATTCTCTTaggtctctctctatctctcaatccctaatttcagtaatgtaaagcaaaggaaaagatagcagcaattccaccattgacaaccattaaaaagctttgaagctttgaattcgaatttggattttaaaaaatcattatttgtttggattgggtgttgttgcaaacaattgggaatatggtttgtagtttatatctcaattttgaggggttttggtgaagattagacttgtttttggctgaatttcagattgaaactcgaagaagaagaagaagaagaagaagaagaagaagaagaagaagaagaagaagaagaagaagaagaagacatgatatacattatatttacgaaattgtagtaaaattgtagaaaaattgtattctgttgtttatttatttaactattgtatgaaagttgaacaacattctgtttaaattttatttaagttgtatgatattgtagttatatataactgagtagaaataatgtatgaaagttgtagctaagttgtagataagttgtataatatataattagttgtatgaaatttatttttactatgtataaatcaaatacaaaatatacaaaagacataatgtataaaatttgtacaaatattgtatttaagtggtatgatattgtagttctatataactgggtagaaataatgtatgaaagttgtagataagttgtaaacACAAGCAGTATAACTTG
Proteins encoded in this region:
- the LOC107813090 gene encoding NDR1/HIN1-like protein 26, which encodes MDNAHELPVYADQDRPVRSHHSARYYAHHIKESLTTRVSKLVCTIFLTLLAIVGIIGFILWLGLRPHRPRIFLHDFSIPAISQGIGPESAQINFNVTARNSNQAIGIFYDAMQVTATYQEQSIGNSQLLTPFYQLPKNTTILAGTFSGPMITVTGTQWQQMLDDRSRGTVVFRIELTAKIRFRIWSWNSKHHRMHANCPVGVGQDGMVLTGYIDKRCPEYFN